The nucleotide sequence TTTCCCCCAGTGGCAATGATCGCAACCTCATCATCGATATCCCTTATACGCTTAATGATATCGGTAGTTTTACCCGCCCCTGAAACATTAAAGATATCGATACCGGCCCGTATCCTTCCCTTAATATCATCTTTTTCAGATACAATGGTAATGGTTACCGGAATATCGATTCGGTCTTTCAACTGCCGGATCAGGTCATTGGGGGCCGGCTTGTTCAAGACTACCCCTAAGGCCCCTTGAAAATCGGCATGTACGGCCAACTCAATAGACCGGTTACCCGTAGTGATTCCTCCCCCTACGCCACAAAAAATAGGCTTATCGGCCGCCAAAATCAAGGCATTGGAAATGGTGGGCTGTGGTGTAAACGGGTAGACCGCAATAATGGCATTGGCATTGGTATTGCGTATGATGGCCACATCGGTACTGAACAAAAAAGACTTTAACAATTGCCCGAAAACACGAATACCCGAGCACTCGTCTATAATTTCAGGGACGGCTACGATATTCTTCCGCAGCTTACTTCCAAAGGCCGGTACTTTTTTCATATGCTCTTGGGTATTTTTAACCATTATACTTCAGTAAAACTGCAGGGCCAGGCCGTCTATAGACTACCTAAAATACGGTCCATTACCCAACTGGTATGCAAGGCCGTCTTTCCTGTTGACGGATGGCTTTTACCCCCGAACAGATCCTCCCTTAAATTTTCAACATGAAATTGCTGCACATGTTCGGGATGGGCTATAAACAAGCGCTTTTCGCCCTTGGCATTGACCAAGACCACATCGGCCTCCTCAAAAACGGAAAAACCGATCTTACCTTCACTTCCGTAAATCTCGACCAAGTCTTCCCTTTGGTGGGTTCCAAAATTCCATGTACCCGAACCCGTGATGCCCTTTTTATGAAGCCAATGCCCCGTTATGGCATCTTTGGCGGTATACAAGCCCTGTTGGTTCAGTGCCGTTCCGTAAGCCTCGTCAAAATCACCCAACAAATAGGCAAAGAGATCTAGGCCGTGACTGGCCAAATCGTCAAAATACCCGCCCGGGGCCACTTGGGCATCGGTACGCCAATTGTACTGCCCGCTTAAATCGACTTCATTGGGCGGTTTTCCCAAAAACCAACGAATGTGGCGGACTTCCCCTATTTGATGGGTATCCAACCATTCCTTCACCTTTAAAAAACGCGGTAAGGAACGACGGTAATACGCTACGAAAAGGGGTATGTTTTTCTTTGCAAATGCTTGCTCGACCTCAAGACTATCGGCATAGCTCGGAGCCATCGGTTTTTCAATACAACAAGGCTTTCCCGCAGCAGCGACCTTTAGCGCATATCGCTTATGACTATCGGGAGGCGTGGCGATATAGACGGCATCTACCTCTTCATCGTTTATAAGGGCATCGGCATCTGAATAGTATTTAGGAATACCATGCCTTTTGGCGTAATCAGCAGCTTTCCCGGCATCGCGCCGCATAACGGCCACGACTTCAAAACCTTCCGTTTTTTGATAGGCCGGTCCGCTTTTGACTTCGGTTACATTTCCGCAACCTAAAATACCCCAGCGAATTTTAGTTTTATTCATCGTTTCACTCATATAGCCATTACTTTGAATCCGTAGTAAAAATAACGGATTTAAGAACAGCTTCTAAGCCGCGATGAAACTAATTCCATAAGTTTTTAACGCCATCCGATTACGAAGAAAAACAACCTCGGCATTAAAACCTAACCGTAGCTCCCAATAAGAAATTCGTTCCTGCCTGTGGATAGTAATAGATATACCCACCTCCATAATCCGCTCCGTTCGAAACAAACTTTGAATCAAAGATATTGTTCACCAAACCGGATAGGGTGATGCTCTTAACAAAAGTATTTACATCAATTTGATATTGAATATTGAAATCGGTCTGGGAATACCAATCCAACACCGAGTCTTCGTTATGAATATTGTTCATGTATTGTTTTCCCACGTATTTGTTCAACAACGACAACTGCAGGTTGTAAAGGGGATTGTAGCCCAAAACGTTACCCGTAATGATATTAGGGGAAAATGCGATGGTGGTATTGCCCAATTCTTCTAAGACGCCATTGTTCTCCGTAAAAAAATCTATGTTCTTATTAGAGCTTACGGCTAAATTCGGTCGCCAAAAAAACTTCTTCCCGATCTGAACATTTGCATCCAACTCGAATCCGAGTCTGTAACTATCCCCAACGTTGGCACGCAACGGAGCCCCTACATCGTTGAGCTGCCCTGTCAACACCAATTGGTCTTTGTACTTCATATAATAGGCATTGGCATTCAGTTGGAACGAAGTGGAGACATAACGCCACCCCAACTCAAAATCGTTCAATTTTTCCGATTTAGGGCTTCCCCCTTCGTAATCGTTCCTATTCGGCTCACGATTAGCAACGGCATAACTGAAATAGAAATTGTTA is from Zobellia galactanivorans and encodes:
- a CDS encoding hydrolase — encoded protein: MKKVPAFGSKLRKNIVAVPEIIDECSGIRVFGQLLKSFLFSTDVAIIRNTNANAIIAVYPFTPQPTISNALILAADKPIFCGVGGGITTGNRSIELAVHADFQGALGVVLNKPAPNDLIRQLKDRIDIPVTITIVSEKDDIKGRIRAGIDIFNVSGAGKTTDIIKRIRDIDDEVAIIATGGKTDETIVSAIEAGANAISYTPPSTGELFKAIMERYRNE
- a CDS encoding Gfo/Idh/MocA family protein — encoded protein: MNKTKIRWGILGCGNVTEVKSGPAYQKTEGFEVVAVMRRDAGKAADYAKRHGIPKYYSDADALINDEEVDAVYIATPPDSHKRYALKVAAAGKPCCIEKPMAPSYADSLEVEQAFAKKNIPLFVAYYRRSLPRFLKVKEWLDTHQIGEVRHIRWFLGKPPNEVDLSGQYNWRTDAQVAPGGYFDDLASHGLDLFAYLLGDFDEAYGTALNQQGLYTAKDAITGHWLHKKGITGSGTWNFGTHQREDLVEIYGSEGKIGFSVFEEADVVLVNAKGEKRLFIAHPEHVQQFHVENLREDLFGGKSHPSTGKTALHTSWVMDRILGSL